A genomic window from Pyxicephalus adspersus chromosome 2, UCB_Pads_2.0, whole genome shotgun sequence includes:
- the MYBPC1 gene encoding myosin-binding protein C, slow-type isoform X5 produces the protein MPEPTKNTGSTFTEQQKTVHVAGGSRTEITTQTVKTGVQVKFQDGKTEKTVSQTEHTKRTVIVDDKVTHQEEFSVVSGDSKVKLSHKEEGKSAERAALPPPPAAVEAEEDQKHIEIPEKVTEPSQNKDTEHEKAKEEKKPKEKEHENAKDEDESSSSTPPPDEIARSAERKDSGHPDDADKKDDSQRSVLFTEKPSSGTVSVGGDIKFIAKVEAKDLLRKPIVKWLKGKWMDLASKAGKHLQLKDTFDRVNKIYTFEMQIIKAKENYAGNYRCEVTYKDKFDSCSFDLEVIAAPDASQTLDIRSAFKRSGEGQEDAGELDFSGLLKRREVKPEEGPEIDVWEILKNASPNEYEKIAFQYGITDLRGMLKRLKRMRREEKKSAAFSKKLDPAYQIDKGGRVRFVVELADPTVELKWYKNGQEIRPSTKYIFEHKGNQRILFINNCTLADDAAYQVCAGDEKCSTELFVREPPVLVTKELENVSTYCGERVEMECEVSDAEANVKWFKNGVELLNEPRSRYRLKVDGKRHILIIDEADRGDSATYSVMTTGGQSAAQLQVDLRPLKILQPLTDMTVNLGKEIHLKCEISENVPGKWYRNGQVIYGSDRVKLFHKGRNHRLIIESALVEDEGDYAFVPDLYLINIPANVHVIDPPRIHFDSLNYPDNTVVVVAGTKLRLEVPVTGEPAPKIIWSRGDKWITDLSGRIRAESFPDHGLLVIDCAEKEDTGTYRIMVKNEAGEAVAHIKIKVVDIPDAPLAPEVTEVGEDWCTMKWDPPSYDGGCPILGYFIERKKKQSSRWMRLNFDLCKDTSFEPKKMIEGVAYEVRVFAVNSIGISKPSLPSKPFVPLAVTSAPTMLTVDGVTDTTVTMKWRPPDHIGAAGLDGYVIEYCFEGGGNEKHEKPEFTDSEMEALVDCVSKCGSQICGALSAKTTKAEKSKIWADIQAKVNAIGGNNRSIADLKKQWNALKKQTKDKLEENKKDNIVENENVPESAVKLSPLEKRVEDLIDLEQLEGTPGIEEDIEDDVPGGGEADKPKFTDEELNALVDNIAKLGPQIFGAQTDAAAKDKLWADIQKQINAVGGNNMSIDDIKKAWKNLKRQTKKKLDHNKTQKLLESKGEIPNFVDLTSIEKRVEVILQIKEIDSEDFREEPDEAEEWIVANPDLTDKTRFTITGLPTGSRIYVRVKSVNAAGQSEPRVHPQPILVKEVIVPPKIRLPRHLKQTYIRKVGEAVNLVIPFQGKPRPKVSWKKNGSHVDKTQISIRNTECDTILFIRKAERSHSGKYDLKVKVENLQDKASIFIQIVDKPGPPQSVSIEEVWGENVALEWKPPLDNGNAAITGYTIQKADKKTMEWFTVLEHYHRNSATISDLVIGNEYYFRIFSENMCGLSDTATRTPNSALIEKEGKPYKRPDYQDFNFTEAPQFTHPLINTVAIAGYNCTLNCSVRGNPKPKITWMKNRVVIENDPRYRMFSNQSVCTLEIRKPSPYDGGTYTCRAVNDLGEAEVDCKLEVKGGVTFFRLLMQGVPLSVIDSYLRERNASKQERA, from the exons aTGAAGATGAGTCTTCTTCTAGTACTCCTCCTCCAG ATGAAATTGCTCGCTCTGCAGAAAGGAAAGACTCTG GGCATCCAGATGATGCGGACAAGAAGGATGATTCTCAACGATCAGTCTTATTTACTGAGAAACCCAGTAGTGGAACAGTGAGTGTGG GAGGTGACATTAAGTTTATAGCAAAAGTGGAAGCAAAGGATCTTCTCCGTAAACCCATTGTGAAATGGTTGAAAGGGAAATGGATGGACTTAGCAAGTAAAGCTGGAAAGCATCTTCAGCTAAAAGACACATTTGACCGTGTTAATAAG aTATACACATTTGAAATGCAAATTATAAAGGCAAAGGAAAACTATGCTGGAAACTACAGATGTGAAGTAACGTATAAAGATAAATTTGACAGCTGCTCATTTGATCTTGAAGTTATCG CCGCCCCAGATGCCTCTCAAACTCTGGACATTAGATCTGCATTTAAAAGAAG TGGTGAAGGACAAGAAGATGCAGGAGAGCTTGACTTTAGTGGTCTCCTGAAACGTAG AGAGGTTAAGCCAGAAGAAGGTCCAGAGATAGATGTGTGGGAGATTCTGAAGAATGCAAGTCCCAATGAATATGAGAAGATTGCATTTCAGTATGGTATCACTGACCTGAGGGGGATGCTGAAAAGGCTGAAACGTATGCGCAGAGAGGAGAAGAAAAGTGCAG CTTTTTCCAAGAAATTGGATCCTGCTTATCAGATTGACAAAGGAGGGCGTGTAAGATTTGTTGTTGAGCTTGCAGATCCAACTGTGGAGCTTAAATGGTATAAAAATGGTCAGGAGATACGACCAAGTACCAA gtaCATATTTGAACATAAAGGAAACCAaagaatactgtttattaataactgCACATTGGCAGATGATGCTGCCTACCAAGTGTGTGCTGGAGATGAAAAGTGCTCTACAGAATTGTTTGTCAGAG AACCACCAGTGCTGGTCACAAAAGAGCTGGAGAATGTTAGCACGTACTGTGGAGAAAGAGTGGAGATGGAGTGTGAGGTATCTGATGCAGAAGCCAATGTAAAATG GTTTAAAAATGGTGTGGAGCTTTTGAATGAACCAAGGTCAAGGTACAGACTAAAGGTTGACGGCAAAAGGCACATACTAATTATAGATGAAGCAGACAGAGGTGACTCAGCCACCTATTCTGTGATGACCACaggaggacagtcagcagctcaACTCCAAGTTGACT TGCGGCCATTGAAAATATTACAACCCCTGACCGATATGACTGTGAATCTTGGCAAAGAAATTCATTTGAAATGTGAAATCTCTGAAAACGTTCCTGGAAAGTGGTATAGAAATGGTCAAGTTATTTATGGCAGTGATCGTGTAAAGCTATTTCATAAGGGAAG gaatcACAGATTAATTATAGAAAGTGCCCTAGTTGAAGATGAAGGCGACTATGCATTTGTTCCTGATCTTTACCTAATAAATATTCCAGCCAATGTGCATGTCATTG ATCCTCCAAGAATTCATTTTGATTCTCTTAATTACCCGGATAATACTGTAGTAGTTGTGGCAGGAACAAAATTGCGGCTTGAGGTGCCAGTTACTGGTGAACCTGCACCTAAAATTATCTGGAGTAGAGGAGATAAG TGGATCACAGATCTCAGTGGTCGTATAAGGGCAGAGTCCTTCCCAGATCATGGACTTCTAGTTATTGACTGTGCTGAGAAGGAAGATACTGGAACATACAGGATTATGGTGAAGAATGAAGCAGGTGAAGCTGTAGCTCACATCAAAATAAAGGTTGTTG ATATCCCTGATGCACCGTTAGCTCCTGAAGTAACTGAGGTTGGAGAGGACTGGTGTACAATGAAATGGGACCCACCATCATACGATGGAGGATGCCCTATTTTGG GCTATTTTATTGAGAGAAAGAAGAAGCAAAGCTCAAGGTGGATGAGATTAAATTTTGACTTATGTAAGGATACCTCTTTTGAAcccaaaaaaatgattgaagGTGTGGCGTATGAAGTCCGGGTTTTTGCTGTCAACTCAATAGGGATTTCTAAACCAAGCCTACCCTCCAAGCCATTTGTACCATTAG CTGTCACAAGTGCACCAACCATGTTGACTGTGGATGGAGTGACTGATACCACAGTGACAATGAAATGGAGACCCCCTGACCACATTGGTGCTGCAGGGTTAGATGGTTATGTAATTGAGTACTGCTTTGAAGGAG GAGGAAATGAGAAGCACGAAAAACCTGAATTTACAGATTCGGAGATGGAAGCATTAGTTGATTGTGTGTCTAAGTGCGGCTCACAAATCTGTGGTGCTTTGTCTGCTAAAACCACCAAAGCTGAGAAGAGTAAGATATGGGCAGATATTCAAGCCAAGGTTAATGCCATAGGGGGCAACAACAGGTCCATTGCagacttaaaaaaacaatggaatgctctgaaaaagcaaacaaaggataaactggaagaaaataaaaaagacaatattgtGGAGAATGAAAATGTTCCTGAATCTGCTGTGAAACTGTCTCCCCTGGAAAAACGTGTGGAGGACTTGATAGACCTTGAGCAGTTGGAGGGAACTCCTGGAATTGAAGAAGATATTGAAGATGATGTTCCCGGAG GAGGAGAAGCAGACAAGCCAAAATTTACAGATGAGGAATTGAACGCTTTAGTGGATAATATTGCCAAACTTGGGCCCCAGATCTTTGGAGCCCAGACTGATGCTGCAGCTAAGGACAAATTGTGGGCAGATATCCAAAAGCAAATAAATGCTGTAGGGGGCAATAACATGTCAATTGATGATATAAAGAAAGCATGGAAAAACCTCAAAcgacaaacaaagaaaaagttggaccataacaaaacccaaaaattattggAAAGTAAAGGAGAAATACCCAATTTTGTTGACCTGACATCCATAGAAAAGCGTGTGGAGGTTATATTACAAATTAAAGAAATTGACTCTGAGGACTTCCGTGAAGAACCAGATGAAG cgGAGGAATGGATTGTTGCAAATCCTGACCTGACAGATAAGACAAGGTTCACAATTACTGGGCTGCCAACAGGTTCCAGAATCTATGTCAGGGTTAAATCAGTGAATGCTGCAGGTCAGAGTGAGCCCAGAGTACATCCTCAGCCGATCTTAGTAAAAGAGGTCATAG tacctCCCAAGATTCGACTTCCACGACATCTAAAACAAACCTATATTCGAAAAGTTGGAGAAGCTGTAAACCTTGTAATACCTTTTCAG ggaaaaCCCAGACCCAAAGTATCTTGGAAAAAGAATGGATCACATGTGGACAAAACACAAATAAGCATCCGCAATACTGAATGTGATACTATTCTTTTCATCCGGAAAGCTGAGAGAAGTCATTCTGGAAAATATGATTTGAAGGTGAAAGTTGAAAACCTACAAGATAAGGCATCAATCTTCATTCAGATTGTTG ATAAACCTGGACCTCCCCAATCTGTTAGTATTGAAGAAGTGTGGGGGGAGAACGTTGCACTAGAATGGAAACCACCATTAGACAATGGCAATGCAGCAATCACAGGATACACCATACAGAAAGCAGACAAGAAGACCATG GAATGGTTCACAGTGTTGGAGCACTACCATAGAAACAGTGCAACCATATCAGATCTTGTGATAGGAAACGAGTACTATTTCCGTATTTTCTCTGAAAATATGTGTGGCCTTAGTGACACAGCAACCAGGACCCCAAATTCTGCACTTATTGAGAAGGAAG GGAAACCGTATAAGCGTCCAGACTATCAAGATTTCAACTTCACTGAAGCACCTCAGTTTACTCACCCATTAATAAATACAGTAGCCATTGCTGGATACAATTGTACATTGAATTGCAGTGTTCGTGGAAATCCAAAG CCTAAAATTACTTGGATGAAAAATAGAGTGGTAATTGAGAATGACCCCAGATACAGGATGTTTAGCAACCAAAGTGTATGCACACTGGAGATACGTAAGCCAAGCCCCTATGATGGAGGCACATACACCTGCAGAGCAGTCAATGACCTGGGTGAGGCTGAAGTTGACTGCAAGCTTGAAGTAAAAG GTGGGGTTACCTTTTTCCGCCTTCTAATGCAAGGTGTGCCTTTGTCTGTCATCGATTCTTACTTGCGTGAACGGAATGCCAGTAAGCAGGAAAGAGCATGA
- the MYBPC1 gene encoding myosin-binding protein C, slow-type isoform X3, giving the protein MPEPTKNTGSTFTEQQKTVHVAGGSRTEITTQTVKTGVQVKFQDGKTEKTVSQTEHTKRTVIVDDKVTHQEEFSVVSGDSKVKLSHKEEGKSAERAALPPPPAAVEAEEDQKHIEIPEKVTEPSQNKDTEHEKAKEEKKPKEKEHENAKDEDESSSSTPPPDEIARSAERKDSEGHPDDADKKDDSQRSVLFTEKPSSGTVSVGGDIKFIAKVEAKDLLRKPIVKWLKGKWMDLASKAGKHLQLKDTFDRVNKIYTFEMQIIKAKENYAGNYRCEVTYKDKFDSCSFDLEVIAAPDASQTLDIRSAFKRSGEGQEDAGELDFSGLLKRREVKPEEGPEIDVWEILKNASPNEYEKIAFQYGITDLRGMLKRLKRMRREEKKSAAFSKKLDPAYQIDKGGRVRFVVELADPTVELKWYKNGQEIRPSTKYIFEHKGNQRILFINNCTLADDAAYQVCAGDEKCSTELFVREPPVLVTKELENVSTYCGERVEMECEVSDAEANVKWFKNGVELLNEPRSRYRLKVDGKRHILIIDEADRGDSATYSVMTTGGQSAAQLQVDLRPLKILQPLTDMTVNLGKEIHLKCEISENVPGKWYRNGQVIYGSDRVKLFHKGRNHRLIIESALVEDEGDYAFVPDLYLINIPANVHVIDPPRIHFDSLNYPDNTVVVVAGTKLRLEVPVTGEPAPKIIWSRGDKWITDLSGRIRAESFPDHGLLVIDCAEKEDTGTYRIMVKNEAGEAVAHIKIKVVDIPDAPLAPEVTEVGEDWCTMKWDPPSYDGGCPILGYFIERKKKQSSRWMRLNFDLCKDTSFEPKKMIEGVAYEVRVFAVNSIGISKPSLPSKPFVPLAVTSAPTMLTVDGVTDTTVTMKWRPPDHIGAAGLDGYVIEYCFEGGGNEKHEKPEFTDSEMEALVDCVSKCGSQICGALSAKTTKAEKSKIWADIQAKVNAIGGNNRSIADLKKQWNALKKQTKDKLEENKKDNIVENENVPESAVKLSPLEKRVEDLIDLEQLEGTPGIEEDIEDDVPGGGEADKPKFTDEELNALVDNIAKLGPQIFGAQTDAAAKDKLWADIQKQINAVGGNNMSIDDIKKAWKNLKRQTKKKLDHNKTQKLLESKGEIPNFVDLTSIEKRVEVILQIKEIDSEDFREEPDEAEEWIVANPDLTDKTRFTITGLPTGSRIYVRVKSVNAAGQSEPRVHPQPILVKEVIVPPKIRLPRHLKQTYIRKVGEAVNLVIPFQGKPRPKVSWKKNGSHVDKTQISIRNTECDTILFIRKAERSHSGKYDLKVKVENLQDKASIFIQIVDKPGPPQSVSIEEVWGENVALEWKPPLDNGNAAITGYTIQKADKKTMEWFTVLEHYHRNSATISDLVIGNEYYFRIFSENMCGLSDTATRTPNSALIEKEGKPYKRPDYQDFNFTEAPQFTHPLINTVAIAGYNCTLNCSVRGNPKPKITWMKNRVVIENDPRYRMFSNQSVCTLEIRKPSPYDGGTYTCRAVNDLGEAEVDCKLEVKGGVTFFRLLMQGVPLSVIDSYLRERNASKQERA; this is encoded by the exons aTGAAGATGAGTCTTCTTCTAGTACTCCTCCTCCAG ATGAAATTGCTCGCTCTGCAGAAAGGAAAGACTCTG AAGGGCATCCAGATGATGCGGACAAGAAGGATGATTCTCAACGATCAGTCTTATTTACTGAGAAACCCAGTAGTGGAACAGTGAGTGTGG GAGGTGACATTAAGTTTATAGCAAAAGTGGAAGCAAAGGATCTTCTCCGTAAACCCATTGTGAAATGGTTGAAAGGGAAATGGATGGACTTAGCAAGTAAAGCTGGAAAGCATCTTCAGCTAAAAGACACATTTGACCGTGTTAATAAG aTATACACATTTGAAATGCAAATTATAAAGGCAAAGGAAAACTATGCTGGAAACTACAGATGTGAAGTAACGTATAAAGATAAATTTGACAGCTGCTCATTTGATCTTGAAGTTATCG CCGCCCCAGATGCCTCTCAAACTCTGGACATTAGATCTGCATTTAAAAGAAG TGGTGAAGGACAAGAAGATGCAGGAGAGCTTGACTTTAGTGGTCTCCTGAAACGTAG AGAGGTTAAGCCAGAAGAAGGTCCAGAGATAGATGTGTGGGAGATTCTGAAGAATGCAAGTCCCAATGAATATGAGAAGATTGCATTTCAGTATGGTATCACTGACCTGAGGGGGATGCTGAAAAGGCTGAAACGTATGCGCAGAGAGGAGAAGAAAAGTGCAG CTTTTTCCAAGAAATTGGATCCTGCTTATCAGATTGACAAAGGAGGGCGTGTAAGATTTGTTGTTGAGCTTGCAGATCCAACTGTGGAGCTTAAATGGTATAAAAATGGTCAGGAGATACGACCAAGTACCAA gtaCATATTTGAACATAAAGGAAACCAaagaatactgtttattaataactgCACATTGGCAGATGATGCTGCCTACCAAGTGTGTGCTGGAGATGAAAAGTGCTCTACAGAATTGTTTGTCAGAG AACCACCAGTGCTGGTCACAAAAGAGCTGGAGAATGTTAGCACGTACTGTGGAGAAAGAGTGGAGATGGAGTGTGAGGTATCTGATGCAGAAGCCAATGTAAAATG GTTTAAAAATGGTGTGGAGCTTTTGAATGAACCAAGGTCAAGGTACAGACTAAAGGTTGACGGCAAAAGGCACATACTAATTATAGATGAAGCAGACAGAGGTGACTCAGCCACCTATTCTGTGATGACCACaggaggacagtcagcagctcaACTCCAAGTTGACT TGCGGCCATTGAAAATATTACAACCCCTGACCGATATGACTGTGAATCTTGGCAAAGAAATTCATTTGAAATGTGAAATCTCTGAAAACGTTCCTGGAAAGTGGTATAGAAATGGTCAAGTTATTTATGGCAGTGATCGTGTAAAGCTATTTCATAAGGGAAG gaatcACAGATTAATTATAGAAAGTGCCCTAGTTGAAGATGAAGGCGACTATGCATTTGTTCCTGATCTTTACCTAATAAATATTCCAGCCAATGTGCATGTCATTG ATCCTCCAAGAATTCATTTTGATTCTCTTAATTACCCGGATAATACTGTAGTAGTTGTGGCAGGAACAAAATTGCGGCTTGAGGTGCCAGTTACTGGTGAACCTGCACCTAAAATTATCTGGAGTAGAGGAGATAAG TGGATCACAGATCTCAGTGGTCGTATAAGGGCAGAGTCCTTCCCAGATCATGGACTTCTAGTTATTGACTGTGCTGAGAAGGAAGATACTGGAACATACAGGATTATGGTGAAGAATGAAGCAGGTGAAGCTGTAGCTCACATCAAAATAAAGGTTGTTG ATATCCCTGATGCACCGTTAGCTCCTGAAGTAACTGAGGTTGGAGAGGACTGGTGTACAATGAAATGGGACCCACCATCATACGATGGAGGATGCCCTATTTTGG GCTATTTTATTGAGAGAAAGAAGAAGCAAAGCTCAAGGTGGATGAGATTAAATTTTGACTTATGTAAGGATACCTCTTTTGAAcccaaaaaaatgattgaagGTGTGGCGTATGAAGTCCGGGTTTTTGCTGTCAACTCAATAGGGATTTCTAAACCAAGCCTACCCTCCAAGCCATTTGTACCATTAG CTGTCACAAGTGCACCAACCATGTTGACTGTGGATGGAGTGACTGATACCACAGTGACAATGAAATGGAGACCCCCTGACCACATTGGTGCTGCAGGGTTAGATGGTTATGTAATTGAGTACTGCTTTGAAGGAG GAGGAAATGAGAAGCACGAAAAACCTGAATTTACAGATTCGGAGATGGAAGCATTAGTTGATTGTGTGTCTAAGTGCGGCTCACAAATCTGTGGTGCTTTGTCTGCTAAAACCACCAAAGCTGAGAAGAGTAAGATATGGGCAGATATTCAAGCCAAGGTTAATGCCATAGGGGGCAACAACAGGTCCATTGCagacttaaaaaaacaatggaatgctctgaaaaagcaaacaaaggataaactggaagaaaataaaaaagacaatattgtGGAGAATGAAAATGTTCCTGAATCTGCTGTGAAACTGTCTCCCCTGGAAAAACGTGTGGAGGACTTGATAGACCTTGAGCAGTTGGAGGGAACTCCTGGAATTGAAGAAGATATTGAAGATGATGTTCCCGGAG GAGGAGAAGCAGACAAGCCAAAATTTACAGATGAGGAATTGAACGCTTTAGTGGATAATATTGCCAAACTTGGGCCCCAGATCTTTGGAGCCCAGACTGATGCTGCAGCTAAGGACAAATTGTGGGCAGATATCCAAAAGCAAATAAATGCTGTAGGGGGCAATAACATGTCAATTGATGATATAAAGAAAGCATGGAAAAACCTCAAAcgacaaacaaagaaaaagttggaccataacaaaacccaaaaattattggAAAGTAAAGGAGAAATACCCAATTTTGTTGACCTGACATCCATAGAAAAGCGTGTGGAGGTTATATTACAAATTAAAGAAATTGACTCTGAGGACTTCCGTGAAGAACCAGATGAAG cgGAGGAATGGATTGTTGCAAATCCTGACCTGACAGATAAGACAAGGTTCACAATTACTGGGCTGCCAACAGGTTCCAGAATCTATGTCAGGGTTAAATCAGTGAATGCTGCAGGTCAGAGTGAGCCCAGAGTACATCCTCAGCCGATCTTAGTAAAAGAGGTCATAG tacctCCCAAGATTCGACTTCCACGACATCTAAAACAAACCTATATTCGAAAAGTTGGAGAAGCTGTAAACCTTGTAATACCTTTTCAG ggaaaaCCCAGACCCAAAGTATCTTGGAAAAAGAATGGATCACATGTGGACAAAACACAAATAAGCATCCGCAATACTGAATGTGATACTATTCTTTTCATCCGGAAAGCTGAGAGAAGTCATTCTGGAAAATATGATTTGAAGGTGAAAGTTGAAAACCTACAAGATAAGGCATCAATCTTCATTCAGATTGTTG ATAAACCTGGACCTCCCCAATCTGTTAGTATTGAAGAAGTGTGGGGGGAGAACGTTGCACTAGAATGGAAACCACCATTAGACAATGGCAATGCAGCAATCACAGGATACACCATACAGAAAGCAGACAAGAAGACCATG GAATGGTTCACAGTGTTGGAGCACTACCATAGAAACAGTGCAACCATATCAGATCTTGTGATAGGAAACGAGTACTATTTCCGTATTTTCTCTGAAAATATGTGTGGCCTTAGTGACACAGCAACCAGGACCCCAAATTCTGCACTTATTGAGAAGGAAG GGAAACCGTATAAGCGTCCAGACTATCAAGATTTCAACTTCACTGAAGCACCTCAGTTTACTCACCCATTAATAAATACAGTAGCCATTGCTGGATACAATTGTACATTGAATTGCAGTGTTCGTGGAAATCCAAAG CCTAAAATTACTTGGATGAAAAATAGAGTGGTAATTGAGAATGACCCCAGATACAGGATGTTTAGCAACCAAAGTGTATGCACACTGGAGATACGTAAGCCAAGCCCCTATGATGGAGGCACATACACCTGCAGAGCAGTCAATGACCTGGGTGAGGCTGAAGTTGACTGCAAGCTTGAAGTAAAAG GTGGGGTTACCTTTTTCCGCCTTCTAATGCAAGGTGTGCCTTTGTCTGTCATCGATTCTTACTTGCGTGAACGGAATGCCAGTAAGCAGGAAAGAGCATGA